The stretch of DNA ttctctccgggttctccacCTTCCTCCCACAGGTCAAAGTCACGCAGCTTTTAGGTTGACTGGGGACTCTAAATTGCCCgaggttgtgttttgtctgtaaaTGTCGGCCCTGTGATGGTCTGGTGATCTGTCCAGGGTGAAACCCGCCTCTCGTccgatgtcagctgggatttgcCCGCAACtcttaaaggataaagcagaATAGATAATAAATGGACGGAAGTAGTGAATTGATGCCTTTAAATCTTTTGGCTGTCATGAGAGAAACATTCTGACTTGTGATGGCACCTGCTCTTTCaagatgtccttttttttagtttttcattctTAGCAATGATTCTCTGAGATTGAAAACATTACTTCAGTCATGTTCTGATTACAGTGTGGGGAAACCTTTCCCTGTTTCTGACCCCTTGCAGTTGGACTTGAGTGGATCTGAATCCAACACAGTCATCTACTTCAGCTTGTTCGACGGGCAGGATCCGCATCCGTCGCAGAAACCCGGATACATAACAATGTCCTCTTTTCTCGTCTTCTACAAATGATGGCACTCTGTGAaacttgacttttaaaaaaaatgtccatgtgCACGAATGAATGCGATACTGAATTAACAGCGGAGTCAGAGAGATTAAAGTTCTATTTTCCTACTGCGTTcagtgagcttttttttttccattacacttGCTCCTTTTTCATTCACTTATATAAACAGGAGGAAACGGTCTGGCACCGACTGCAGCGCTGATGCAAAAAATATCACCTGCCACACTCGCCCGGCCATTTGCGTTTTCCTCAAGATGTTGCCCCGAAGTCAACGAGGTGACGCCTTACAGCTCAATAGACACTCGGTATGCGCTTAACGCCTCTAGCTGAAGATGCATTGTTTCTGAGAGCCGCCTCTCCTCACTAATTATATGTAATCATGTCCAACTTGAAACTTTGAGGTGAAGCAAGTGCTTCTCAGCGAGTCACAggctttttgttattttttctcacttttttggGAGGATTGGCAAACTGCAGACTTGGAAAATGATCAGGCGGTTTAAATTGCTGCAAACTTAACTACAGCACCAGCTATTCCCACTGTTGTAGCTCCTAAATTAATCCACAAAGCctgttctgtgttttgttttcaggtaCACGGCTAAATGCAACCAGCACAATTTCTTCCTGTTATGAAAACCTTGTGTTGTCTCTGCACATCGACATCACCTGCATTAGATTCATGTAGCAGCCACCGTGGAACACAAgcgactaaaaaaaaaaagggcatttaACCTCCAGTGTATGTGTCTGAAAAgtttatttgctcttttttttttctcttcaatgATATTACACAGtattaataaacacaaacataaaaatctTAAGacattaagtaaaaaaatacatcattaCTTTTCCAAAATAGAAATGTTAGTGgttaaaaagtttgtttttattttaacacacaACTGCTCAACACTGTAAGTAACGTCTCATTAACTTGGCTTGTTTCAcactattaataaaaaaaatcctcgaACCAACAGGAAAaggatttaaatttaaaacccCAAACTCTACATCTTTGACTTATTATGTTTATAATAATGCATTTAAAccatttgctgttttgtttccatATTCATGTCACAGCCACATGAAAAATACTGAGGCACTGATGCTGCGGTGAACTTTGCAAAGTCAGAGCTGAGAGTTGTATGAGCATTTAAGAACTTGGGTCCGCTGCCGTGTGGTCATGTCAGACCCTGAAGCAGGcttctctgcagctcctctcggTCTCAAACTGGTTGCTGTTTCCCAGACAACCTCCGAACCAGAACTGAGCGCAGGAATTCGCCGTGGCATCGTAGTACCACTTCACCACGTAGTCGCGACACGGCCCTGGATCCAGGATCTGGCTGCACCGCTCCGCTGGagacagaaaatgtcacaaGTTAAAACTAGAGGAGGGagtggctgattttttttttctcttattttatacaaatattttatcttttatcgTTGAAAATGGTTGGATAGAGGTTTCCTGCTTTTGTTTAAAAGTTTAATGTTAATATATTTGCGTCAGAAGgtatttaaagggcccatattatgcccccttttacacaagttacattggttttcaggtgtgtgcactacatgtctttgccattccatgtcaatACACAACTACGGCGTTgcactgccatgacaacagttgcacgtaacaaggcacaaacatgacgtagagacccgggaggcacagcgaacacgttctccataattacacacagagcacattagggctgggcgatagaacgataacgatatgtatcgcgatagacacgttatcaatagaaaatgcgttcgatagaacgtttcgataatgtttttgtcctcgttggaagaaaaccggagcaaagagtctagctcgcggccggccggtagccgcgagtctagcttggccatgcccgcaGTCGTCGTttgcttgcggggagaaaattatggcgtagacgcgatctgtttttccgcacttcaaggggggaggtgctgctcaggttgggggcgtggtcgccccagcagcaggagtcaacttacatcacttgacgcccgggctgtgaacggctcgtttacagaccgtctgcacgatcaacccaaaccaccaatcaacgactcattgatttcttttcattctccgtgggctggcagacaccccagataaccaaatatacgtggaggcaggctggaAAGGTGCccggagcataatatgggccctttaaaggtgacattatgaagaaaaaaaacctacattCTGGCtttgaaccactggttcagatttctctcccactctgatgtcacctCTTTTGGAGGaaaccccacctgcaatctgagaatctccacttttctggtgaagggggcatggcatttcctacacattttaaaatcggttgaccaatcacaacagactggggcAGATGGCCAATCAgggcagactggggtttatcaggaggggGAGCTGaatgaaatccaggcgttttagacaagaagagctgcaggcctTTTCTAAACATTAgaacatgtaaaccttttcaagtggttacccaaattaaaagtatgaacctgaatatgtcacctttaaaaataattacaccATAtaattttctacttttcttACGCTGTATGCTCCAAGGGCTTTAATCATTTGACCTTGTTGCTGTCCAATTCATGCCTCATTCTTGAATTCCTGTTAAATTCACAAGGTTTGAtggttttaaaagaaatagttcgacattttgggaaattcgCTTTTTGCTGTGAGTCAAACGGGACGTTCGGAAACAACTTGACACTTTTTATTCTTCAGTTTTTCATCGAACAATATTTATTAGTGAGGTTTAAAGGTGCTGGTGGGATGGTTTTAACTTAAGTTTTAACCAATATCATTAATATCATTTTATGTTCATGAACAGTGAATGCATTTGAACTTTGACCACATTGTCtcaacattttcacatgagAAGATGTTTGTGACAAATGTGACCACTTAAAATTTTAAGATCTTAACCACTCATCACATACAGTAGCTTATTTCTTGACTTCACTCGTCTCCGCATTTACCTGAAGCATGGGTGTCAGGGGTCAACAGTGGGGGGGTCAGAGGAGACGGCAGCGGGGCCTTCAGCGTGGGACCAGCTGGCCCGGTGGATCCGGTCACCACCGTATTGGGTGGGGGATTCTTAACCTCAAACCGGGGGAGGAGCTCTGTTACGGGCCTGAAGGGCTCCCAGTCGAAGAACGGAAATCTCTGAATGTCTGTGGAGGTTCTGGTGTCCGGCTTGGGTCTCTGTGGAGAGACGGCTTCTTTGTCAAGGTGAGAGGCTGGAGGTCCAGGCTgtaacagaggacagaggggtTTAAATCCACTGTACCTTTACTTCATCCAGGTAAGATGATACTGACTGAAGACCACAAGATGTGATTTAAATGGAGCAAGTAAGTGGACCTTAGAGCTTAGATTCACtaaatttcttcttcttcttctgtaagAATACACTTccaaattaattttgtttttcaaactaagacacatttattttaacctgGGAGCTTCTCGTCACAACCGGACGACGAATCCAAAAATACCTTTATGATGACGTAAAATGTTTCTGTCCTTaaatttgggggatttttttaatgagagaTTTGGAtgatcatccatccattcctgGATGATTTGATTCGGTGACCTACTGTGATACTTGCAACTGTTGTCTAACGTGAGTAAAAAGCATGCAGAAAGAGTGCTTTTCCGTTCTCCTCACCGCCGTCTGAACTCTCCTGGCGTCTCCTGTGAAGGTGGGCGTGTCTGTGTCGGTCCTGTACGGCGGTTCCCGGACGTTACCGGAAGAGGCCTCTGGGATTCCCGGAGGAAGTCTGGAGCTCGGGATGGAGCTGAACAAATGTTTCTCTCCGTCTTCACAGATGCGGCCAAGTAATTTTCTTTCCAGATCTGAAACACCAGGAGACCATGACAGTACACATACAGTTACACACAGTTCTGTTTTGTACAACCAGTTTGTTCAGAGTCTTAGTTGATACAGGCTCACTTTCTTGTCAGTAGTTTCCAAGTAGTACTTTCCCCCTTTCTAGCCAATGGGGGTCCTTGGCCATTACGGTGTATtatgaaactttttatttttaatgtatcaagtatttttgttcataaaataaTGGAGTAAATATGATTTTGAAAATGCACGattatgaaatgtaatgtaaattagCAGATTAAATCATGTGATGCTATGATGCAAACACTGCGTTAAGACTGTATCTGCCGCTTCATGTTACTTACTGCGAGGGCGAATGGTCCGTCTCGCAAATGTTCAGGATTAAAAATGAGCTAAAGACCAGGATGAAGAAGTGACGACGGAACATGCTGTCTATCATGGCCACTGAAACTGGTCCGGTAGTTGGACTTTTGATGACTTGATCCATGACTTTTCCTCAAACAAGTCCCCACAGTTTACACTTCAGATATTTGTGGTCGTATATATATGACTCTGCACTACACTTGATGTTCATTTATGTACTCTCCAAATTAACATACTACGAACATTGTGGTGGTATGTACAAAACCAAAAGTTGCAgatatttattacaaaataactAATATGTTTTCAAGGCCATATATTCTGGTTTCCCTATAGGTCACACGCTAGGTGTAGGGGTCTGTGGTGAGTTTTGGTCCAGGGCCTGTGCTTATGTTAATCTGTCCATGCTGATATATGATCcaattttcaatttattattaatttacaaaatacattttcagagcctttaaatatctttttcaagagacagtgtttttgtcattctAGTAAATCCACagaattcataatttatttgttttaatggcTAAATAACACTATCGGAGAGTAATTTGGGTGAACCAACCCTTTAATATTGTATCATATGATTATGGGAACTGTCACCTGGCAGCGTTTTGAACTCATCGATCAGGTACACGTGGTCGCTGTCGGGGTCCGAGGCCATGAGGTACAGCTCCTTCTTGAACTCCTCATACAAAGGGTCGCTCCCGTTCACCACCCCGATCACAAACATCTCGATGTTGCTCCTTTGAGCTTCTGTCACCGCCCTCTCCAGGCTGACCGAGTCCCTCTTATCAGCCTGTCCGTCTGTGATGATGACGGCCACCTTCCTCACACCTGGCCGCGCTGCCTTGAACACCTGGCTGGCCTGCTGGATGGCACTGCCGGTGAACGTGCCCTCGCCCATGTAGGTCATGGAGCGCACCGCCGACTTGATCTCGTCACGGGTGGCTTCCTGTCCCAGGCTGAGCACCACTGCGTTGAGGTGGCTGTAGAGGACCACGCCGACCCGCGTGGTATCTCGGCGGACGGAAGCCCGGTCGATCAGAGCGTTCACAAAGTCCTTAATCACGTTGAAGTTCTCGGGGCCGACGCTCTCCGAGCTGTCGATCACGAAGACGAGCTCCAAGGGGGTTTGGCGGCAGGTCACTCCACAACCTGATGAAATGGAGCAGATACGGATTAAGACAAACATAGTTTAAAagcactataaaaaaaaaagaaaaatcaaagaatCAACAAAGATTTAAGCATTTTACTCGAGTCGTAAGTGTCAGCATCGCTGATCCTCTTGTGATTGATTACTTACTGCATATGGATCTCACTATTTTGATGATTTCCTCCCTCTGTGAAAGACAGAAACTTTTAGAGCTGGTTCCTCACAGATTTGcgacttttattttaaacctaTAAATATTCTCCATGTATTTCCCAGAGTCCAAGGTGAGGGCTTCATATCCGTTTTCTCCAAGGGTCCAAATTCAAAGAGATTCAATCAACAATCATataaaactgagaaaatgtGTAAAGTCTAATATATGGGAAGCATTTTCTGTCCACGACAGTGTTTCAGGACTATTTTAGTTTAGTGAGCGAAACCCCGATACTCACGGTAAGTCCAGGCTCTCCCTTCTGTCCCACTCTACCCTGTAATGTGAAAGAACCAGTTATTAGTGAGCTATTGACATATATTTAAGAACAAATGAATCACAGTGCTGTGTCATAGAGGTGGTTCCTTCTCAGATTCCTGCTGAGATGCGTGTACTTTACATACATCCTGGATCAGGCTGGTGTTCCAACTTCCACTTCCAATatggttaaataaaaacaaacaaagaataattTGCCTCAAATCAAAATCTAGTACCAGAGGTCCGATGGGTCCTGGTAGTCCAGGTCCTCCCCCGCCTCCCTTATTGCCCTTCTCCCCTCTCAACCCTCGGTCCCCCTgcagaaggaaggaaacatTAGTCTTATCAGCCTTAATTAAGGAGTTGGGCAGTAGATATGCACATACGTGTCTCCAATCCACCTGAGCATTACTGAGCATGTGATAGGACATTACAGAACATTAGATCTTTTATACTTGTTGCTTCTGCATCCTCTAGGTTGATGTGATCACAGATCAGTTTACTGACATGTCGTGTTTCCCAGTATTTTCACTTTAGTTTCAAGCGACTAGTGCGTTCAGTGTTGCTTTGCATACACTGATGACATTACCTTGTCCCCCTGCAGACCTTGTCCAGGTGGACCTCTAGGGCCTAAGATCCCCTGAAATCCAGGCTCCCCCTGGAAACATTGAGCAGAGTCCACGTCAAGAATAACTCCTAAACCAAAGTGAAGTTGATAGAAATGCATGTCATGTCATTTGTCTTTTAACAGATGTGCTTAGGCTTGTTCTGTCCATGCACAGTATAAAAAAGGCAATCAGAGATGGCAGACTTCACCCCCCCATTCACGTAAAGTTGCAACTGTAACTGTGACCTTTGTCCgttaaaggtcaaatgtggtaTATGACCTCAGAATTAGCTTTAGTTTTGACATGTTTGTTCAAGTGGTTGATAGGTCacctttaaaatgcattttttgatAGAAAGGTCAAATTTGAGAAAATTTGTCCGAAATTTGAACTCAATTTGCTACAGTAAGATGACATCAGGGGTCAAATCGGATGTGACAAATGCAAAATGCCTCTCAATAAGCTTTCCAATGCCACCGATCCCATCTTGGTTCATGAGAGTTAAAAGATAATATATTGTGAGGGTATTTGGTCctggtgaccttgacctttgacatagttgacccaaaatgtaatcacgtGCAGACAATATCCATATCGACTCCcgcagaaacacagacacgtcCACAATACTTCACTGTAAAGTAAATATAAGTGCAGATGATCACATTTTATCATTTCAAAAATTCACTAGAAACACATTTGTCTATTACCTAAAACCTTGCTTAACAATCATGTAAAGGAAAGAAGTCAAAATGGACCAGCGACATCAGCCAGTTCAATTTTTCATCTGGCTGACCAAACTGTTCAGGGGACAAGTGACAGCGTTACCTTTTGTCCTTGAATGCCCTCTCCAGGTAAACCCTGTGGACCCAGTGGTCCTGTTTGGCCAACTGAACCCTGcattaaaaggaaaactgtATCACTGAAGAAAGCAAAATGGATTTCAACCGTTTCATAGGCaattttttacagtgttacaTGCGTAACATTGTTCTGTAGAGGACGGATTAACCTTGGGACCAATGAGACCGATTCCTGCTGGCCCTGCAGGTCCAGGAGGTCCAGGTAAACCTCTGTCTCCCTGAAGGTTGTGAAAAAATTTATAGATATTTATTAATACctcaaaattaataaaatcaccttggacggaaaaaaaataaatgcgataacaaacaaaaaagaaggacCTATAGatacataaaaatgaaaacacaaatatacaaaggAGAAATCAACAGAACGAGGTTAACCACCTGATATACTAGacaaaggaaagacaaacatgtcatccatcatcatctcATACATTAGTGGTTCTCTATCTTAAATGAAAAGCCATGTCCTGGACAAATAAAACCTCTCTGCAATCTCTCTTGACTTTTGTGATAAGAGCTGCTGATGCATCAGAGCTCGACATGGTGAAAAcccataaaacaacaaaagacagaatTAGACTGATGACACTTGAACTTTTACCTTTGGTCCAGGTAAACCAACACTTTCTTGTCCGATCTCTCCGATCATCCCAGGAGGCCCTGGAAGTCCCTGAGacaaagttagaaaaaaatcacactgtgCTTGGTAATGATAGGTAAATATAAAGTGACAAAGGAGGTTTTAAAGTTGGTTGAGACTCACTGGAGGACCAGGGAAGCCTTCACCTTTCAGTCCAGATGGGCCAGCAGGTCCTGGTGACCCTCTGTCGCcctacaaacaaaaacacaccacataTTTACTTACTGTCAGGGAATTcgtgactttttattttgttgactaACACAGGTGCTTTGACCTGACCTCAGTTGCTTGCGGTTTGCAGCTttgccaccagatgccgccaaataTTACATGCCGTAGCTTAGAGATTAGGATATATTCTATGGTTTGAGTTTTGAGAGTTGCCATCCTGTCACTGGCATGGAGATAAGATGAACCCCGGGTTCGTCACCAAGAAAACAATGATCCTGACATGATGCGAGTCAGAGAAGTTTCTAttgcatttctatttttatcaAAGCTTTTTGATGTGGCTGCCTCCATGTGAGCTGTATCCTACCACCAAGAAGATCAGGTTTCACATCAAACAACTGAATACTTGTTTTCTTCATCGCGTACCAACTCACCTTAGGCCCAGCTAAACCCATCCCTGGTTCTCCCACGGCCCCAGCTGGACCTTGTCGACCCGTTTCACCctgacaaaaaagagaaaagaagtagATCAATCAACCaaccttgctgctgctgtttgaccgTCAAAGCCGCTTTGTTTCATCTCAACATGGGCTCACCTTGGCACCAGGTATACCCCTCCCTGGCGGTCCTGTTGAGCCAGGTGTCCCGACACTTCCTGGTTCAccctggaaaagaaaacattcaccaGTCTTTCTGCTTCACAAGGCAACGATGTGGGACTGAACAAATAatttttagtttgaaattatAACCTTGAAAGTATGAAAATAACTCATTATGGACTGTCAGGTTTACACTACAGTGTGTGTTAATTATGACCTGCTcaatgaaaaagtgaactggTAGAGTTATTTGTCTATCTATTATATATGTAAAGAAATtcttataaaataaatatttacatactGCATTTTAATAGACTTTTAACTGAGTTTATTTTGATGTGTTTTAcaattaattattcatcaatAATTTCCTGTCAGTTTGGTTTACTCACATTCATTTACTTCCTAGTAGTGGATGACTTGCATCAGTGCATAGctttgtcacatttcttttattataaCTTTTTCTTGTATGTTtgagtaaaaaatgaataacacatTCATGCTTATATCAGATATACAAAGTTCTCATATCAGTTTTGCTGTTGTATTTAACTGCAGATGTGTTTTAGAGATAAACAATTAGTCAATAAATTTACAATCAGATAAGCATCTGTTTTATAATTATGAAGCAAAAATTCAGTGGCAATCATAATCTTTGGCTTTTTGATTGTTAGTTTGGAAAAATGACATTGCAAGACCTCAACTTCAGTTTTTGGAATGTATGATGAGCAATTgataaataaagataataatcaGTACATTAATTGATGAAATGACTCCAATCCATCATCCAATATATCAGCCCAAATCAGATTCTTTTCACCCTCTTGCTTGTTTGCAgataattttataatttatagAAATTTAAGTAATTCCTTAACTTTAGATTGGTATCAAGTCCTATAGTTCATCATTTCTATTAGATCGGACATTTGTTCATTTGCTCATCACTTCACTGCAAAGATTTATACATGCAGCAACATCTTTTGAACTGTCAAGTTGTTGAATTtaaagcattttcatttaaaaatgcatgtttgcCATGAATACACACACCTTCAACCCCATTGGCCCCACAGGACCAACTGCACCTGACAGGCCTCTGGTGCCCCggtcccctctgtctccctgcaaaaaagaagaaaaatattaattaatcaTCTTCTTAAACAATCCTCTGAATCATCAAATTTGAGTTAAATGTTCACTTGGTTACTTCATACATCatgtgatatttatatatttgatcaCATGATTTTCAATATCGACATCAACTGTGATAAAATGTCTGTTTACCTTCCCTCCGGGGACGCCTTTACCCGGAGCCCCGTCCGGTCCCCTGGGTCCAGGTAACCCAAGATCGCCCTGCCGTCATTTAAAAGGAAGTCAGTGAAGCAGCAGACTGGTAAGAAATATagatattttgaaatgattcttaaaaaagggagagaaacaggTTGTATGCCATGATGTTACCTTTTGTCCCGGGGCTCCATCCTCTCCTGGTTGACCTGGTATACCTGGTAACCCCTCAGCCCCTGGGTCACcctgagagaagaaaataacatGTAAGATGGAGTTTTAAATAAAACGCTGAATGAAAGTACTCAAAAAGTCCCTCTCACTTAACTGTTCTTACAATCAGCTTATTGTAGTATCAATGATTTAGCGTTTGAGGCTTGTTTTATTGGGATTTGTGACACTAGTCTGAATAAAAGCATCAGCTAAAGGTCTGGTTATTgattgtttctttcattttttttccccctgataaTCTTTTTGCTATTCATCTTAAAGAAATGCTAAACTAAGGTAACCTATTTCCAGCTGTATGTCATACTTGGCTTACAGACATCAGACTAGTATCCAGCTTTTCCTCTAACGAGAGGGAAGAGTGCAGTTGTGCTCAGACTTACTTTGGGTCCTGGCTCTCCCAGCCCTCTCTCACCTGGCAGTCCAGGCTCACCTGTGAAGCCCTGAATCCCCTGAAAACAACGTTCACGCAGACAGCGGCATGTTCAGCTTGTGTTTCGGCTGAGGAGCTTGTTTGAGAAACTCACAAACAGGAAAAATTCCAGGAAACGTGATACTGACTTTCATTTGAGACCAAGTGTAACTGTTCAGTATATACAGGATAATTTTGCCAGCGCATTATCTTCTATTTTCCTTGATTTTTTGGGGTTAACAAAACCCATAAAAAGACCCAGACTGACAATGCAGTGTAGTCCCTACTCTGTCTTTTGCGCTCAGGCCTCAACCCATTTGCTCT from Scophthalmus maximus strain ysfricsl-2021 chromosome 20, ASM2237912v1, whole genome shotgun sequence encodes:
- the col28a1b gene encoding collagen, type XXVIII, alpha 1b, translating into MLLRGNPGRGVGICLLLLALVHEATGQRKKAGQRNNYRLHDDGVGDGRTCLLEVVFILDSSESAKIFLFEKQKSFVLGFSTRLSMLQVGGWTLQVRMAALQYSSSVSIEQRFSAWKDLDSFHGQVSTMNYIGHGTYTTYAIANASQLLVQETLADSIRVVVLMTDGVDHPRNPDVIAAATEAKGHGIKFFTVGLSDVSRQSQNNAKLRAIASTPAQQFVQSLLDAQLEEKLLKEMGAVALEECPQAQVCLCETGARGPPGSPGRKGDSGFRGPPGLKGARGESGLNGRPGSDGLEGRPGYKGNKGERGDCGTQGEKGHNGPEGPPGPRGSQGEQGSVGQPGDMGPEGPAGSKGDRGPSGVPGPAGDIGIGFPGDKGEKGIHGRPGPTGPAGIGEPGLPGSPGPPGAQGYPGPPGEGFAGPKGDQGYQGARGNRGPPGVGVKGDKGSLGPPGIPGPIGAPGSGLQGEKGDQGQAGPAGPRGAPGIGITGPKGIQGFTGEPGLPGERGLGEPGPKGDPGAEGLPGIPGQPGEDGAPGQKGDLGLPGPRGPDGAPGKGVPGGKGDRGDRGTRGLSGAVGPVGPMGLKGEPGSVGTPGSTGPPGRGIPGAKGETGRQGPAGAVGEPGMGLAGPKGDRGSPGPAGPSGLKGEGFPGPPGLPGPPGMIGEIGQESVGLPGPKGDRGLPGPPGPAGPAGIGLIGPKGSVGQTGPLGPQGLPGEGIQGQKGEPGFQGILGPRGPPGQGLQGDKGDRGLRGEKGNKGGGGGPGLPGPIGPLGRVGQKGEPGLTREEIIKIVRSICSCGVTCRQTPLELVFVIDSSESVGPENFNVIKDFVNALIDRASVRRDTTRVGVVLYSHLNAVVLSLGQEATRDEIKSAVRSMTYMGEGTFTGSAIQQASQVFKAARPGVRKVAVIITDGQADKRDSVSLERAVTEAQRSNIEMFVIGVVNGSDPLYEEFKKELYLMASDPDSDHVYLIDEFKTLPDLERKLLGRICEDGEKHLFSSIPSSRLPPGIPEASSGNVREPPYRTDTDTPTFTGDARRVQTAPGPPASHLDKEAVSPQRPKPDTRTSTDIQRFPFFDWEPFRPVTELLPRFEVKNPPPNTVVTGSTGPAGPTLKAPLPSPLTPPLLTPDTHASAERCSQILDPGPCRDYVVKWYYDATANSCAQFWFGGCLGNSNQFETERSCREACFRV